TGGGGAAATAAGCATTGATGAGGCGGATGTCGCCAAAGTCCAGTTGTATCACCCGCCCTTCATCATCGCTGGGGGCATGGCCATTGCCATACTCAACATGATCCGGCTTCTTTTTGGAGAAAACCGCCACACCGCTGTATCCTTTTTTTTGTGCGCTGTACCAGTAATGATGAAAACCCAGCGCTTCCAGTTGTTTGATGTCCACATCGTCTTTGGTGGCCTTGGTTTCCTGCAAACAGATGATATCTGCCGGGTTGGTCTTAAGCCAGTCTATGAATCCTTTCTTCAGGGCGGCACGTATGCCGTTTACATTGTACGAGATGATACGCATAAGCGGAGTGGTTGTGAATATTAACAATGCATAGTTACAAAAAAGAAATAAATTCAGTGTACGATTATGGAAGACATAAAGAATTTCGAGGATTTCTATAAACGGAAGATCCAGCCAAGCCTGGATGAACTGGACAATGACAAATCTGCCGCGGCTAACTGGAAAAGGTTCACCTGGTTCACCGGGGCCGGCACCTTCACCAGTTTCCTGCTGTATTATAACAGGTTGCTGCCCATCGGACACATACTGGCCATTGCCATGCTCATCATGTGCATCATCGGCGTTTATTTTTCAGCCAGATACTCCGACCGGTATATCGACGATTTTAAAGAAAAGATCATTGGCCCCATCATCACGTATATCTATCCTTCGGCAGTGTATAAACCCATGGGTTTTATTTCAAAGAAGGAATATAAGGCAAGCGGTCTGTACCGCCGCCGCTTTACGCATTTTGACGGCGATGATTACTGGGAGACCGTTTACAACGGGCTGGCATTTCATTGCTCGGAGATCAAATCATGGATCGATGATTCAACCAGCAAAACATACATCTTTAAAGGATTGTTCTTTTGTGCCCGGATAAACAGGTCATTCTCCGGGGGAACGTATCTATGGACGAAAGGTAATTCCCAGTTGCCTGCAAGCATGGCAGATGAGCACTACCGGATGTATCCCTTGCCGCATGTACAGAAAGTGAATACGGGCCATGAAGCATTCAGCAAACACTATACGGTTTACACCAGCAATGCAGATGAGGCCTCGCTGATCCTTTCCTATAATATGATGGACCACATATTGCTCATCAAAGAGAGACTGGGAAAAGACATTGTCCTTTCTTTTGTGGCGGGAAAATGTTACATCGCTGTGCCATTCGAGGAGAATCTCCTGGAACCACCCAAAAATGGCCTGCGGGATAAAGAGGAAATAAAAAACTATTTCCTGACGATCCTGCTCGTCTTCAATATCATAAACAGGCTGGAACTGAATCGCCTTGCCTGAACCTTAATAAATCATTGCGGAAAGGAGTTTAGAAATAAAATATTTTAAATTATCATTGTTAAAAATAAATTATGGAAAACAGCAACGAACTTTCTCCTAAAGGCAACCAGCAAGACCCCGCATCTGCGAATCCTGCAGAAACAATTTTTTCAAAAGAAGAATTTTCAATAGAGGGGTACGACAAGCATATCCGCCAGGCAAGAAATATGCTTTTTATTGCTGCAGGCATTTTGTTATTAAATGCCCTGGTGTTGTTTTCTAAATACCCTTTTGATATAGAGATCATGTGGCTGGACTATATGCTCTGGACGGGTTACATCGGTGGCTTTATTGCGCTGGGGTTCTGGACAAAGAAAAAACCTTATTATGCAATCATCGGCGGATTGATATTGTTTGGTGTTTTTATCCTGGTGAATGCCATTAATGCACCCACCACCATCTTTGGCGGCCTGATCTTTAAAATAGCGGTGATCGTGTTTTTAATAAAAGGACTAAACGATGCCAAAAATGCACAGGAAATGAAAGAGCAGTTTGAAAAAGAATAGCGCTACTCTAAGACCGGCTTCAGCCACCTGGAAGCTTCATCCAGGCCCATTCCTTTTCTTCCGGCATAATCTTTCAGCTGGTCGTTATTTATTTTGCCCACACCAAAATATTTGCTTTCGGGATGAGCAAAATACCATCCGCATACAGAGGATGCCGGGTACATGGCCAGCGATCCGGTAAGATGAATGCCGGTGGCTTCTTCGCCGCCCAGTAATTCAAAAAGCTTGTACTTTTCTGTATGGTCCGGGCAGGCAGGATAACCCGGTGCAGGCCGTATGCCGGAATATTCTTCTTTGATCAGTTGTTCATTGGTCAGGGCTTCATTCTTCTCATAGCCCCATAATTCTTTCCTTGTTTTTTGATGCAGGCACTCCGCAAATGCTTCTGCCAGCCGGTCGGCCAATGCCTGCAGTATTATTTTATTATAATCGTCATGCTGTGATTCAAAGCGCCTGATGTGTTCTTCAATTCCTTTAATGGTCACCGAAAAGGCACCGATATGGTCCTGCTGCTTTTCTTCTGCCGGGGCAATAAAATCTGCCAGGGATAAATTGGGCTGGCCATCTGCCTTTTTGATCTGCTGGCGCAGGAATTCCAGCTTCACCACACCACCCGGCGATAACACATCCACCGTATCGGGCGCTGTTTTGGATGCAGGCCAGAAGCCCGTAACGCCTTTTGCCGTCAGCCATTTTTCTGCAATGATCTTGTCCAGCAATGCATTGGCATCATTATACAGTTTTGTTGCTTCCGTTCCTACCTTATCATCACTCAGTATCTGCGGAAACTTTCCGTGCAATTCCCAGGCGATGAAGAAGGGCTGCCAGTCGATGTATTTCCTTAATTCATTCAGATCGTGGTTGTCAAATTGCTTTGTCCCGGTAAAGGCAGGGGTAACCGGCTGGTAAGACGCCCAGTTGATCTTTGTTGCATTCTTTTGTGCATCCGCAAAGGATAAGAACTGTTTGATCGGTTTCTTATTTTCAAAATCCGTTTTCAGCTTTTGATACTCGGTCCTGATATCACCCAGGAAATCCTCTTTCTGTTCATTATTCAATAAGCTGCCTGCCACGGTCACGCTCCGGGAAGCATCCAGTACATGCACCACGCCTTTGTCATATTGCGGAGCAATTTTAACTGCTGTATGCATACGGCTTGTGGTGGCCCCGCCAATGAGCAATGGCTGCTTCATGTTCCTTCTTTTCATTTCATGCGCTACATGCACCATTTCGTCGAGCGACGGCGTGATCAATCCGGACAGGCCGATGATATCAGCACCAAACCTTTCTGCTTCATCCAGTATTTTATCGGCAGGTACCATCACACCCAGGTCTTTTATTTCATACCCGTTACAACCCAGTACCACGCCCACAATATTCTTCCCGATATCATGTACATCGCCTTTTACAGTGGCCAGTAAGATCTTTGCTGCCCCGGCAGATTCCTCATTCACCGTTCCTGCAGCAAGGTGTGCCTGCTTGCGGTCTTCTTTTTCCTGTTCAATGAAGGGGGTTAAAACCGCCACCGATTTTTTCATGACCCGTGCACTTTTTACCACCTGGGGCAGGAACATCTTACCACTGCCGAACAGGTCACCCACCACATCCATACCTGCCATCAGCGGGCCTTCGATCACATCAAGCGGCCGGGGATATTTTTTCCTTGCTTCTTCGGTATCTGCATCAATAAAATCGGTGATGCCGTTCACCAATGCATGTTTTAAACGTTCTTCAACCGGAGTATTCCGCCAGGCATCCGTTTTTTTCTCTTCTTTGTCGCCTGCTTTTACCGTTTCTGCAAAAGCGATCAGTTTTTCTGTGGCTTCGTTGTTATCATTATTGCGGTTCAGGATCACGTCTTCACATAGTTCCCGCAATGCCGGTTCGATCTCATCATACACGACCAATTGGCCGGCATTAACAATGCCCATATCCATGCCGGCTTTGATGGCATGGTATAAGAATACGCTGTGCATGGCCTCCCGCACGGGTTCGTTCCCCCGGAAAGAAAAGGAAAGGTTGCTCACCCCGCCGCTCACTTTCGTCAGCGGCATCAATTCTTTTATTTCCCGGGTGGCCTCAATAAAGTCAACGCCGTAATTATTGTGTTCTTCCAGTCCCGTGGCTATTGCAAAGATGTTGGGGTCGAAAATAATATCCTGCGGATCAAAGCCAACGGTTCCTGTAAGAATCTTATAAGCCCGGTGACATATCTCCACTTTCCGGTCTTTGGTATCTGCCTGTCCTTTTTCATCAAAGGCCATTACAATAACGGCTGCCCCGTACATTTTACAGGTAATGGCCTGTTCAATGAACTTCTTTTCCCCCTCTTTCATGGAGATGGAGTTTACGATGCACTTGCCCTGCACACATTTCAACCCTGCTTCGATGATCTCGAATTTGGATGAGTCCAGCATCACCGGGATCCTGGCGATATCCGGTTCGCTTTGTAATAAATTGATGAATGTGGTCATGGCCTGCACACCATCCAGCAGGGCGTCATCCATGTTCACATCAATGACCTGTGCGCCGTTCTCCACCTGTTGCCTGGCAACACCCAGCGCTTCTTCATATTTGTTTTCCCTGATGAGGCGTGCAAATTTCTTGCTGCCGGTCACATTGGTGCGTTCACCAACATTCAGAAAGTTTGTTTCCGGCCGGACGATCAGTGGCTCCAGTCCGCTGAATCTGCTGTATGGTTTAATGGTTGACATTTTTTATTTTTTACCGCAAAGGCGCCAACGCTAAGCAATCAGTTTTGCGCCTCTGCGTCTTAGCGGTTATAATACTTCTTCTAAAACCGGTAATGCTCTTGGTTTTATTTTTCTTACATGATCTGCAATGTGCTTGATATGCTCCGGGGTGGTACCGCAGCAGCCACCCACAATATTCACCCAGCCTTCCCGTGCCCATTCTTCCAGGTAATGCCCGGTGTCTTCCGGTTGCTCATCATATTCTCCCATGGCATTGGGGAGGCCGGCATTGGGATATGCAGAAACATAGCAATTGGCCAGCTGCGACAGTTCTTCAATATGCGGCCTCATTTCTTTTGCACCCAATGCACAGTTCAATCCAACACTTAAGGGCCTGGCATGCAT
This sequence is a window from Chitinophagaceae bacterium. Protein-coding genes within it:
- a CDS encoding DUF3137 domain-containing protein → MEDIKNFEDFYKRKIQPSLDELDNDKSAAANWKRFTWFTGAGTFTSFLLYYNRLLPIGHILAIAMLIMCIIGVYFSARYSDRYIDDFKEKIIGPIITYIYPSAVYKPMGFISKKEYKASGLYRRRFTHFDGDDYWETVYNGLAFHCSEIKSWIDDSTSKTYIFKGLFFCARINRSFSGGTYLWTKGNSQLPASMADEHYRMYPLPHVQKVNTGHEAFSKHYTVYTSNADEASLILSYNMMDHILLIKERLGKDIVLSFVAGKCYIAVPFEENLLEPPKNGLRDKEEIKNYFLTILLVFNIINRLELNRLA